One Glutamicibacter halophytocola DNA segment encodes these proteins:
- the nudC gene encoding NAD(+) diphosphatase: MNSTKVMLISDLGAAACGMELYFVDGPSYVAHDSDRLVYLGTSGTSDYVLAIVDAENYSNADIERWISLREAFTILSEVQAELLVEAQAISNWIRSERFCPQCGSEVRSSTFGWGQRCVLNDHELFPRTDPAIIASVIDRHDRILLGANATFRTHMYSVLAGFVEAGESLESAVRREIFEESGVHVGDVAYRGSQPWPLPRSLMLGFAAEAISEELIPDGAEIKDLRWFSREDLRLALESGTIDIPRGVSIAHALIRSWYGEPLPEALNK; this comes from the coding sequence ATGAATTCCACCAAGGTCATGCTGATTTCCGATCTTGGCGCTGCCGCCTGCGGCATGGAACTGTACTTTGTGGACGGGCCCAGCTACGTGGCCCATGATTCTGATCGCCTGGTTTATCTCGGCACATCCGGCACGAGTGATTACGTTTTGGCCATTGTCGACGCAGAGAACTATTCGAATGCGGATATTGAGCGCTGGATTTCTCTGCGTGAGGCCTTCACGATCCTCTCCGAAGTCCAAGCCGAGCTGTTGGTTGAAGCACAGGCAATCTCCAACTGGATCCGCTCTGAACGATTCTGCCCGCAGTGTGGTTCGGAGGTCCGGTCCTCAACCTTTGGGTGGGGACAGCGCTGCGTTTTGAATGACCATGAGCTATTTCCCCGGACCGATCCTGCGATTATCGCATCGGTGATTGACCGCCACGACCGCATATTGCTGGGTGCCAACGCCACTTTTAGAACGCACATGTATTCGGTGCTCGCCGGCTTCGTCGAAGCGGGGGAGTCGCTGGAATCAGCGGTTCGGCGAGAAATCTTTGAAGAATCTGGTGTCCATGTAGGCGACGTGGCCTACCGCGGCTCCCAGCCTTGGCCATTGCCGCGTTCCCTGATGCTCGGTTTTGCGGCTGAAGCTATCAGCGAAGAATTGATTCCTGATGGGGCCGAGATCAAGGATCTGCGCTGGTTCAGCCGAGAGGATCTGCGTCTTGCCCTGGAATCAGGAACAATAGACATACCGCGTGGCGTTTCAATAGCACATGCGTTGATCCGTAGTTGGTACGGAGAACCCCTTCCGGAGGCCCTAAACAAGTGA
- a CDS encoding UPF0182 family protein, translating into MSYGSDSPFGGPPRPREPQRPASPSGKKVSPLTLTIFAVVILVAVFVFLSNFYADILWFNQLGFSQVYWTERVAKLIIFAIALVLMAVPMWFSMRSAYKHRPVYAPNANQQDSMSRYQSQLEPIRRFLMVGIPLVVGIFAAVAVAGQWQTVLLFFNQTPFGNNDPQFNLDLSFFIFSLPFIALIIGFLVSVVLLSGVAGLLTHYLYGGIRVEERGGITVGKAARVHTAIVVAVFLLLQAANFWIGQYETLTDQSGRVAGALYKDVHAVIPARMILAIIAILIAITFAIAAFNGRWRIPLIGTAMLVVTMIVVSGVYPFLVQQYQVVPSQRELERDYIDRNIEMTRLAYGLDDVEVTDYDAKISTEKNALAEETATTANIRLLDPNLVSTAFAQLQQFRGYYTFPKNLNVDRYKIDGKVEDTVIAAREVNVDPSDTWVNQHINYTHGYGLVAAYGNRVAAGGRPDFMLGGIPTSGDLISDKDYEPRIYFGENSPEYSVVGGPDEGWTDQELDRPGTGGENQDTRYTFTGEGGPNVGNMFNRLVYALKFASTDLLLSQQVNSESQILYDRDPRDRVSKVAPYLTLDSSAYPAIVDGRVQWIVDGYTTSNDFPYSQQKQLDSAVTDSLTNAQDLSMTGRVNYLRNSVKATVDAYDGSVKLYAWDTEDPILKSWQKVFPTSYKPLKDMSADLIEHVRYPEDLFKVQREVLTTYHVDNPDAFYESNDAWAVPDDPTSSTAGVKQPPYFMSLKMPTQDEASFSLTSTFIPAAASNGQQRNVLFGFLSASADAGSQAGVKSEDYGKLRLLELPRDTAVPGPGQAQQNFDTNTRVTQELNLLRQGASEVKNGNLLSLPVGGGILYVQPVYVQSSGQTSYPTLRKVLVSFGDQVGFADTLAEALDEVFGGNSGAVTGETEGVSPGDSPEGEKAPSQSNEQKLSTALSDANAAIKKGQEALAKGDFAAYGEAQKQLQNALDRAVEADAAINGTEVDGEVKLDDSGSSETPQPSAPSEGSEG; encoded by the coding sequence GTGTCATACGGATCGGATAGTCCGTTCGGAGGCCCGCCAAGGCCTCGTGAACCGCAGAGGCCTGCCAGCCCATCTGGCAAGAAAGTGTCGCCACTGACTTTGACCATCTTTGCGGTGGTTATTCTGGTCGCGGTCTTCGTTTTCTTGTCTAACTTTTATGCAGATATCCTCTGGTTTAACCAGTTGGGATTCTCGCAGGTCTACTGGACTGAACGCGTCGCCAAATTAATCATCTTCGCCATTGCCTTGGTGTTGATGGCTGTGCCTATGTGGTTCTCGATGCGCAGCGCCTACAAGCACCGGCCGGTATACGCGCCGAATGCGAATCAGCAAGATTCCATGTCCCGCTACCAATCTCAGCTGGAGCCTATTCGCCGTTTCCTCATGGTGGGCATTCCGCTGGTTGTCGGAATCTTTGCCGCCGTGGCAGTTGCCGGCCAGTGGCAGACCGTCCTGCTGTTCTTCAACCAGACGCCTTTCGGGAATAACGACCCCCAGTTCAACTTGGACTTGAGCTTCTTCATCTTCTCGTTGCCGTTTATCGCGCTCATTATCGGGTTCCTCGTTTCAGTGGTGCTCTTGAGCGGCGTTGCCGGATTGCTGACCCATTACCTCTACGGCGGCATTCGTGTCGAAGAACGAGGCGGCATCACCGTGGGCAAGGCAGCCCGGGTTCATACCGCTATCGTCGTTGCTGTCTTCCTGCTTCTGCAGGCAGCGAACTTCTGGATCGGCCAGTATGAGACGCTGACCGACCAGTCTGGACGTGTTGCAGGCGCCCTTTACAAGGATGTCCACGCAGTCATCCCTGCCCGGATGATTCTGGCCATTATCGCCATCCTGATCGCAATCACCTTTGCCATTGCCGCGTTCAATGGGCGCTGGAGGATTCCCCTGATCGGTACGGCGATGCTGGTCGTCACGATGATCGTGGTCAGCGGCGTCTACCCATTCCTGGTCCAGCAGTACCAGGTAGTGCCTTCGCAGCGAGAACTTGAACGAGACTATATCGATCGAAACATCGAAATGACTCGCCTGGCCTATGGTCTGGATGATGTTGAAGTCACCGACTACGACGCCAAGATCTCCACCGAGAAAAATGCCCTGGCCGAGGAAACCGCAACCACTGCCAATATTCGCCTGCTGGACCCGAACTTGGTGTCCACCGCCTTCGCGCAGCTTCAGCAGTTCCGCGGGTACTATACGTTCCCCAAGAACTTGAACGTCGACCGCTACAAAATCGACGGCAAGGTAGAAGACACCGTGATCGCGGCACGTGAAGTGAACGTCGACCCGTCCGATACCTGGGTCAACCAGCACATCAACTACACGCACGGTTATGGACTTGTCGCTGCCTACGGCAATCGAGTTGCCGCTGGCGGCCGACCTGATTTCATGTTGGGCGGTATTCCAACCTCAGGTGACTTGATCAGCGACAAGGACTACGAGCCACGCATTTACTTTGGCGAGAACTCACCGGAGTACTCTGTTGTCGGTGGACCGGATGAAGGCTGGACGGACCAGGAGCTTGACCGTCCCGGTACCGGCGGCGAGAACCAGGACACGCGCTACACCTTTACCGGTGAGGGCGGACCCAACGTTGGCAACATGTTCAACCGCTTGGTCTACGCCTTGAAGTTCGCTTCAACTGACCTTCTGCTCTCCCAGCAGGTCAATTCCGAATCGCAGATTCTCTACGACCGTGACCCACGGGACCGCGTTAGCAAGGTAGCTCCATACCTGACTCTGGACTCCAGCGCATACCCAGCGATCGTTGATGGCCGTGTGCAATGGATCGTCGATGGCTACACTACCTCCAACGACTTCCCGTATTCGCAGCAAAAGCAGTTGGACTCGGCCGTTACCGACTCTCTGACTAATGCCCAGGACCTGTCCATGACCGGTCGGGTCAATTACTTGAGGAACTCGGTTAAGGCGACAGTTGACGCCTATGACGGATCGGTGAAGTTGTACGCCTGGGACACCGAGGATCCGATTTTGAAGTCGTGGCAGAAGGTCTTCCCGACCTCGTATAAGCCGTTGAAGGATATGTCCGCTGATCTGATTGAGCACGTCCGCTACCCAGAGGACCTGTTCAAGGTGCAGCGTGAAGTGCTTACGACGTACCACGTGGATAACCCGGATGCTTTCTACGAGTCGAATGACGCCTGGGCCGTCCCTGACGACCCGACCTCGTCGACCGCCGGAGTCAAGCAGCCACCATATTTCATGTCGCTCAAGATGCCGACCCAGGACGAAGCCAGCTTCTCCCTGACCTCGACATTCATTCCAGCAGCAGCTTCCAACGGGCAACAGCGCAACGTCTTGTTCGGTTTCCTCTCGGCATCAGCTGACGCTGGTTCACAAGCCGGCGTGAAGTCCGAAGACTACGGCAAGCTCAGGCTGCTGGAACTGCCACGAGACACGGCTGTTCCAGGTCCGGGCCAGGCCCAGCAGAACTTCGACACCAATACTCGTGTCACGCAGGAGCTGAACCTGTTGCGCCAGGGCGCCTCCGAGGTCAAGAACGGCAACTTGCTGTCCTTGCCTGTTGGCGGCGGTATCCTTTACGTCCAGCCTGTCTATGTCCAGTCCTCTGGCCAGACCAGCTACCCGACCCTGCGCAAGGTTCTGGTGTCCTTCGGTGACCAGGTTGGCTTCGCCGATACATTGGCTGAAGCACTGGACGAAGTATTTGGCGGCAACTCTGGTGCTGTAACCGGTGAAACAGAAGGTGTTTCCCCGGGCGACAGCCCAGAGGGGGAAAAGGCGCCAAGCCAGTCCAATGAGCAGAAGCTGTCCACTGCCCTTTCTGATGCTAACGCGGCCATCAAGAAGGGCCAGGAAGCGCTGGCCAAGGGTGACTTCGCAGCTTACGGCGAGGCTCAGAAGCAGCTGCAGAATGCCTTGGACCGTGCTGTGGAAGCCGATGCGGCGATCAACGGGACCGAAGTTGATGGGGAAGTGAAGCTGGACGATAGCGGCTCCTCTGAGACTCCACAGCCTTCGGCACCGAGCGAAGGCTCCGAGGGGTAA
- a CDS encoding M48 family metallopeptidase — protein sequence MPVSPSIFEFVAHDDIPVRVVRSTKRRKTISSQWRDETLIIQVPAALDEKTERSFVDEMLKKFRQSRQRRNAGHTDTELGRRAHELDQHFFDGSASPTTVRWVTNQNKRWGSASYQQRSIRLSSKLQQMPSWVRDYVLVHELAHLVAPRSGHGPEFQKLLNRFPRRSEADLYLEAFHAGYNSHAKELGGPIDELDGFGEDAE from the coding sequence ATGCCTGTTTCACCGAGTATTTTTGAATTCGTCGCCCATGACGATATTCCGGTGCGGGTCGTGCGTTCCACCAAGCGCCGAAAGACCATCTCTTCGCAGTGGCGCGACGAAACCTTGATTATCCAGGTTCCAGCCGCGCTTGATGAGAAAACTGAGCGTTCGTTCGTTGATGAGATGCTCAAAAAATTCCGGCAAAGTCGACAACGACGAAATGCCGGGCATACCGACACCGAGCTAGGACGCAGGGCCCACGAACTGGACCAGCACTTCTTTGACGGCTCGGCTTCGCCAACAACGGTGCGATGGGTTACCAACCAAAATAAGCGGTGGGGATCAGCTTCCTACCAGCAGAGAAGCATTAGGCTCTCGTCAAAGCTCCAGCAAATGCCCTCATGGGTCCGCGACTATGTCCTGGTTCATGAATTGGCCCATCTGGTAGCGCCACGTTCGGGGCATGGGCCTGAATTTCAGAAATTGCTCAACAGATTTCCGCGGCGTTCGGAAGCGGATTTGTATCTTGAGGCTTTCCACGCTGGCTACAACTCTCATGCCAAGGAGCTAGGCGGGCCAATAGACGAGCTCGATGGTTTTGGCGAAGACGCCGAATAG
- a CDS encoding ATP-dependent DNA helicase UvrD2 codes for MTEHDAPPVQDLLAGLDAEQRQAAETLSGPLCILAGAGTGKTRAITHRIAHGVHTGIYNPSSVLALTFTTRAAAEMRTRLRQLGAPGVQTRTFHAAALRQLQYFWPQAIGGTLPNLVEHKAPLIAEAARRLRISSDRAMVRDLAAEIEWAKVSMHTPESYAKIAPTREMPNGLEPVSMARIFQTYEELKDDRGVIDFEDVLLLTIAILEDNEKVAAHVRQQYRHFVVDEYQDVSPLQQRLLDLWLGQRNELCVVGDASQTIYSFTGARPDFLLNFGTRFPEAKVVKLVRDYRSTPEVVNLANKVLSTRRIESSVPDRNVTWPEPLELIAQRDHGPNPDFFEARDDENEAEEVAQRIKKLRGEGQDISEIAILYRTNGQSQAFEQALAAHSIPYVMRGAERFFSRREVKEGMLALRAALSVAAETSVPQLVRDVLSSHGYSANAPSGGTGAVRQRWESLSALVRLADEVVALKIEQGTEATLHDVVKELEDRAAIQHAPTLDGVTLASFHAAKGLEWDAVFLVGLSEGLVPISYAKDQAGFDEERRLLYVGITRARKHLFLSWSLARTPGGRAHRYPSRFLDGIKSVRQASSRQQTTYKKREHKLIPAVCSNCGSFLASAKERKLKRCASCPAAYDEALFDNLRTWRSEVARSNSVPAFVIFTDATLMSIAEHQPGSIQGLSKIAGVGRSKLERYGEAVLAVLESHRG; via the coding sequence GTGACAGAACACGATGCTCCACCAGTACAGGATTTGCTGGCGGGACTGGACGCTGAACAACGGCAAGCAGCTGAAACGCTCAGCGGTCCATTGTGTATTCTGGCCGGCGCAGGCACGGGTAAAACCCGGGCCATTACCCACCGTATTGCGCACGGAGTGCACACGGGTATTTACAATCCCTCGAGTGTTCTTGCATTGACCTTTACGACCCGTGCTGCCGCAGAAATGCGGACCCGTTTACGCCAGCTCGGTGCGCCGGGTGTTCAGACCAGAACCTTCCACGCGGCCGCGCTGCGCCAGCTGCAGTACTTTTGGCCGCAGGCCATTGGCGGTACTTTGCCAAATCTGGTTGAGCATAAGGCCCCGTTGATTGCAGAGGCTGCCCGCCGACTGCGTATTTCCAGCGACCGCGCCATGGTGCGTGATCTCGCGGCAGAAATTGAATGGGCCAAGGTGTCGATGCACACCCCGGAAAGCTATGCGAAAATCGCCCCAACTCGTGAGATGCCCAATGGCCTGGAGCCGGTAAGCATGGCGAGGATTTTCCAAACCTACGAAGAACTCAAAGATGACCGAGGGGTTATCGATTTCGAAGACGTGCTCCTGCTGACCATTGCCATTCTCGAAGACAACGAGAAGGTAGCTGCACATGTCCGCCAGCAATATCGTCACTTCGTTGTGGACGAATACCAGGATGTTTCTCCATTGCAACAACGGCTGCTCGATCTGTGGTTGGGGCAACGAAATGAATTGTGCGTTGTTGGTGATGCTTCGCAGACGATTTACTCGTTCACCGGTGCGCGCCCTGACTTCCTGCTGAACTTTGGTACGCGTTTTCCGGAAGCCAAGGTGGTCAAACTCGTCCGGGACTACCGCTCCACCCCCGAAGTCGTGAACCTGGCCAACAAGGTGCTATCGACTCGGCGAATTGAGTCCTCCGTTCCGGATCGAAACGTCACTTGGCCTGAGCCCCTGGAATTGATTGCACAACGCGACCATGGTCCAAACCCGGATTTCTTTGAAGCCAGGGACGATGAGAACGAGGCAGAGGAAGTTGCCCAGCGCATCAAGAAGCTGCGGGGAGAGGGGCAAGACATCTCTGAGATTGCCATTCTCTACCGCACAAACGGGCAGTCTCAGGCTTTCGAACAAGCGCTCGCCGCACATTCGATTCCGTATGTCATGCGTGGTGCAGAGCGGTTCTTCTCTCGCCGAGAAGTCAAAGAAGGAATGCTGGCCCTGCGGGCAGCCTTGAGCGTTGCTGCCGAAACCTCGGTGCCGCAATTAGTTCGAGACGTGCTTTCCTCGCATGGCTATTCGGCGAATGCTCCCAGCGGAGGTACCGGCGCCGTCCGGCAACGGTGGGAATCATTGTCCGCTCTGGTGCGCCTGGCTGATGAAGTCGTTGCACTCAAAATTGAGCAGGGCACTGAAGCGACCTTGCACGACGTGGTTAAGGAACTTGAAGATCGCGCAGCGATCCAGCATGCGCCCACGCTGGATGGCGTCACTTTGGCTTCATTCCACGCAGCCAAGGGCCTGGAATGGGATGCTGTGTTCCTCGTTGGACTCAGCGAGGGACTGGTACCCATTTCCTATGCCAAGGACCAGGCTGGTTTTGACGAAGAACGCCGCCTGCTCTATGTGGGCATTACCCGTGCTCGGAAGCATCTATTCCTGTCTTGGTCGCTAGCGCGCACTCCGGGCGGAAGGGCGCATCGCTACCCCTCTCGCTTCTTGGATGGGATCAAGTCAGTTCGCCAGGCTAGCAGCCGACAGCAGACTACCTATAAGAAACGTGAACACAAGCTAATTCCGGCCGTCTGTTCCAACTGCGGTTCGTTCTTGGCTAGTGCAAAAGAACGCAAGCTGAAGCGCTGCGCGTCCTGCCCAGCCGCCTATGATGAGGCCTTGTTCGATAACTTGCGCACCTGGCGATCCGAAGTCGCCCGCTCAAATTCGGTCCCGGCTTTCGTCATTTTCACTGACGCCACTCTGATGTCCATTGCTGAACATCAACCCGGCTCCATACAGGGGCTATCGAAAATTGCGGGAGTCGGGCGCAGCAAGCTCGAACGCTATGGGGAAGCGGTACTAGCTGTTCTTGAATCCCACCGGGGATAG
- a CDS encoding PDZ domain-containing protein, with product MHEREPQDSMKVVGEFGRAPQGSKAIKRTSAGVLALLLIGVMLFLPTNFMIRSPGPVFNTLGKDEDNGKDVISIEGDKTYPSQSELDLLTIYVQGGGQNRVTIPVVLEALLNPAKDVVPEETIISRNTSTQQQNEQNDQMMTSSQDLAIAAALTELGYDFKTWLTVADFSSDSNSKSLEKGDRLLKYNGKEIVSLEELKKSLNANGEKPAELTVGRKDKQGNYKEVVVPVTTGEADGERQLGIYLSTEHKFPIDVQFGLQNVGGPSAGMMFALGIIDRLTEGSLAGNHHVAGTGEISAEGNVGPIGGIAQKMVAAKNAGATIFLAPADNCNEVMGRVPEGLNVLKISTLSQARTALTKIADGESPANFATCE from the coding sequence GTGCACGAACGGGAACCACAGGACTCGATGAAAGTGGTCGGCGAATTTGGCCGAGCACCCCAAGGTTCCAAAGCCATTAAACGAACCAGTGCTGGCGTTCTCGCACTGCTGCTCATTGGCGTCATGCTGTTCCTGCCGACAAACTTCATGATTCGTTCTCCCGGCCCAGTCTTCAACACCCTGGGCAAAGACGAGGACAACGGGAAAGACGTCATTTCGATTGAGGGGGACAAGACGTACCCCTCGCAGAGCGAATTAGACCTCTTGACCATTTATGTCCAAGGGGGAGGGCAGAACCGGGTCACGATTCCGGTAGTTCTTGAAGCATTGCTCAATCCTGCCAAGGACGTTGTGCCTGAAGAGACGATCATTTCTCGCAACACGTCGACGCAGCAACAAAATGAGCAGAACGATCAGATGATGACCTCATCCCAGGATCTGGCAATTGCCGCGGCACTTACAGAACTCGGCTATGACTTCAAAACTTGGCTTACCGTCGCGGACTTTTCGTCTGATTCCAACAGCAAGTCGTTGGAAAAGGGCGATCGCCTTCTGAAATACAACGGAAAAGAAATCGTCTCCCTGGAGGAGCTGAAGAAGTCGCTCAATGCCAATGGGGAGAAGCCAGCAGAACTCACCGTTGGCCGCAAGGACAAGCAAGGCAACTACAAGGAAGTCGTTGTCCCAGTGACAACCGGCGAAGCCGACGGCGAACGCCAGCTGGGCATCTACCTGAGTACCGAACACAAGTTTCCCATAGATGTTCAATTTGGGCTGCAGAATGTGGGCGGGCCCAGCGCGGGAATGATGTTTGCCTTGGGCATTATTGATCGGCTGACCGAAGGCTCGTTGGCAGGAAATCACCATGTTGCAGGCACGGGGGAGATCTCGGCTGAAGGGAATGTTGGTCCGATCGGAGGCATAGCCCAGAAAATGGTTGCCGCGAAAAATGCGGGCGCGACCATTTTCCTGGCACCTGCGGACAACTGCAACGAGGTCATGGGAAGAGTCCCCGAAGGGTTGAACGTCCTGAAGATATCAACGCTCTCACAAGCTCGGACAGCGTTGACAAAAATCGCGGACGGAGAAAGCCCAGCGAACTTCGCGACATGTGAATAG
- a CDS encoding integrase core domain-containing protein, with the protein MHQPLRPTTKPPERQRTGLHHTEHLWVNARPRAESIAELQRILDEFQQVYNTERPHRVLNRETPHQWYHRTLKARPNLKNITRDREFRIGHHRVDSGGKVTLRHDGKLRHLGVRKIHRRKKVVMLIDTEEVTVMDAETSEVLSRHVIDPGKFYWPDKQKSPGRWPGESDNNL; encoded by the coding sequence GTGCATCAACCACTACGGCCCACCACGAAGCCCCCTGAGAGACAACGGACTGGTTTACACCACACGGAGCACCTCTGGGTCAACGCACGCCCACGAGCCGAATCGATCGCTGAGCTGCAAAGGATTCTGGATGAATTCCAGCAGGTTTACAACACTGAACGTCCACACCGCGTGCTGAACCGGGAAACACCGCATCAGTGGTACCACCGAACGCTCAAAGCCCGTCCAAACCTCAAGAACATCACTCGTGACCGCGAGTTCCGCATCGGGCATCACCGGGTCGACAGCGGCGGAAAAGTAACCCTGAGGCACGACGGGAAACTGCGTCACCTAGGGGTGCGGAAAATACACAGGAGAAAGAAAGTCGTGATGCTCATCGACACCGAAGAAGTGACGGTGATGGACGCAGAAACCTCAGAAGTGCTCAGCCGCCACGTTATCGATCCTGGCAAATTCTATTGGCCCGACAAACAGAAATCCCCCGGCCGATGGCCGGGGGAATCTGATAATAATTTGTAA
- a CDS encoding zinc-dependent metalloprotease, protein MAQNPPNNRPNGDDDDNNQQDPFSAMFGQLFGGGFDPNNLPPQLRDALGAQGDPEAMQKMMQQAQAMMSAMMSNNASSGPVNWKLASDTALQAYASDDPAVSESRQSAINDASNLADLWLNNSTSFESNGLVTEAWTRKRWYDKTLATWKQVTEPVAESVATAITAAMKEQIPEEMKGMLGNSDGMFRNLGASMFGMQLGTALGGLATDVLGGTDIGLPLAGSTPGIIATNVAKFGEGLEIPEQEVLLYVILRENAHARLFNRVPWLSSKLIGAVESYARGIHIDMSRIEEAVRDIDPSNPEALQSMLGEGLFAPQRTPEQDKALENLELTLALIEGWVDHVVSLAAANLPFAEHLRETMRRRRASGGPAESAFASLVGLELRPRKLREAAALWQHLNDERGIDGRDAVWDHPDLMPTHEDLKDPTTFTQRRELADTEFDDFDVALGKLLSGGFDNVDPENDSADPEKPTDPNSSEDPEK, encoded by the coding sequence ATGGCACAGAACCCCCCGAATAACCGCCCCAACGGCGACGACGACGATAACAATCAGCAGGATCCTTTTTCTGCCATGTTTGGTCAGCTCTTCGGTGGCGGATTTGATCCCAACAATCTTCCTCCGCAACTTCGCGATGCGCTAGGCGCCCAGGGTGACCCCGAAGCGATGCAAAAGATGATGCAGCAGGCACAAGCAATGATGTCGGCCATGATGAGCAACAATGCTTCATCGGGTCCGGTGAACTGGAAGCTTGCCTCCGATACCGCGCTTCAGGCGTACGCCAGCGACGATCCAGCCGTGTCAGAATCACGTCAGAGCGCAATCAACGACGCTTCGAACCTGGCCGACCTTTGGCTGAATAACTCAACGTCTTTCGAATCCAATGGCTTGGTGACCGAGGCGTGGACGCGCAAGCGCTGGTACGACAAGACCTTGGCAACCTGGAAACAGGTCACCGAGCCAGTTGCCGAATCAGTGGCAACAGCGATCACCGCCGCCATGAAAGAACAAATCCCTGAAGAGATGAAGGGAATGCTCGGCAATTCCGATGGCATGTTCCGCAATCTGGGTGCCAGCATGTTCGGCATGCAACTGGGCACCGCCCTTGGCGGATTGGCAACGGATGTTCTTGGTGGCACCGACATTGGCCTTCCGTTGGCCGGCAGCACCCCCGGAATCATCGCCACCAACGTGGCGAAGTTTGGCGAGGGCCTGGAAATCCCAGAGCAGGAAGTGCTGCTCTATGTCATCCTTCGAGAGAATGCACATGCACGACTGTTCAATCGTGTTCCGTGGCTGAGTTCAAAGCTTATCGGAGCTGTTGAATCCTATGCTCGCGGCATTCACATCGACATGTCTCGAATTGAAGAAGCCGTTCGCGACATCGACCCTTCAAATCCTGAAGCCCTGCAGTCCATGCTGGGTGAAGGACTATTCGCCCCGCAGCGCACGCCGGAACAAGATAAGGCGCTCGAGAACCTTGAGCTAACCCTTGCTCTCATTGAAGGCTGGGTCGACCACGTAGTGTCCCTGGCAGCGGCGAATCTTCCGTTTGCCGAGCACCTGCGGGAGACCATGCGTCGGCGCAGAGCATCGGGCGGGCCCGCAGAGTCAGCTTTTGCCTCGCTAGTCGGCTTGGAGCTACGCCCTCGAAAGCTGCGTGAAGCAGCAGCCCTGTGGCAACACCTTAACGACGAGCGCGGCATCGATGGACGCGACGCCGTCTGGGATCACCCGGATCTCATGCCAACGCATGAAGATCTCAAAGATCCGACGACTTTCACTCAGCGTCGCGAGTTGGCGGATACCGAATTCGACGACTTTGATGTTGCCTTGGGAAAATTGCTGTCCGGTGGGTTCGACAATGTTGATCCCGAGAATGACAGCGCGGACCCGGAAAAGCCGACGGATCCGAATTCATCTGAAGACCCAGAGAAATAA